The DNA sequence CCCTTATTCATTAATAATAGTTTTGGTTTAGGAAAATTGTGGAGGCAAATTTAAGCTTACGTTTGAATTACACAACCCCAAAGCCCTTATTTTCTTGAAAAAAGTGGAAGTTAAGGGTGCTTTTTTTTGGCTTATAATCCTTTTGCGTATACTTTTGGGCTTTACTCGTACTTTTTTACGGCTGATTTGCGTTTTAGCAGCACTTCCTTCGCAAGGAATAATCAGTGAAAATAATTTTATGAAACGTCTATTGTATCTGTTTTTGGCCATTTTGCTCATTGCGGGAACCAGTTCCCTCCAAAGCTGTAGCCGCAAATCTGGTTGCCCTGCCTATGAAACCACCAAAGTGAAAACCAAGCGCAACGGTAACCTCTCTAATCGAAAAGGATCAAGTGAGCTTTTTCCTAAAAAGATGCGTAGAAAGGGGTAAAGGTGTAAGCGTTATAAAAGTGTAAGGGTGTAAAAGTTTTAGTAGCATTTTCTGGACGCCGTTCCCTTCTAACATCGGAAGTGTTTTGCCTGAAGGGTTACGCTAATAGCTTACGTCCAGACTGAAGGTAAGGTGATGCCAAAGGTCAAACGACGTTTACACTTTTACACCCACCCAACCCTTACACTCTAACCTTCCTCACTCACCGCCTCTCCCAACAGATTAAAAATGGTGACCGTAAGGAAAATAGCCATGCCAGGAAATACGGCCAGCCACCAGGCATTGGGCGCCGAACGTGCAAAGCGCAGTAGTTTGCCCCAACTGGCCACATCGGCGGGCATACCGATGCCTAAAAAGGATAGGCTGGCTTCAACGAGAATTGCACCTGCAATACCAAAGGAAAGTGCTACGTATACGGGGCCTAAGGCATTGGGTAGCGCGTGCCGCCAGAGACTACGCATCGGAGACGCGCCCAAGACCTTGGCGGCCTGAATGTACTCCAATGATCGGATTTGTAGCATCTCGCCCCTCACAAAACGGGCAATCCCCGACCAGCTGAGCAATCCAAGTATCACGATGATAGCCAGCGTGCTGGGTTTGGGAACAATGGCTACAATAGCCAACAACAGGAGCAAAGCAGGAATGGAATTGATGGTTTCTATGGCGCGCATGACCAGCATGTCTATCGGGAGTGTGACTTGTTTATGGGTCGTAACCAGCTTTCCGCCCAACCAACTGCCTAGGAGTGAAGCCAAGGCGGTGAAAAACAAACCACCGGCAAAATAAGGGATCTCCTGGTCGGTATCCAACAAGGGGCGGCGTACCAAAAATCCCCAATACAAGCCCAATAGTAAGCCAAATAGCAGACCCCAAGCCTGGGAACGCTTGATACGAAGCCCCGTATTACCAAAATAGCCAGCCAAGCTACCCAGAGGGATACCAATGATACAGGCCAAGAGCATCGATAAAATGCCAATCATCAAGGCTATGCGGGTACCCCAGATCATTCCAGACAACACATCTCGGCCTTGGTGGTCGGTACCCAACCAATGACGGTAGCGTAAGCTTTTGACTTTTTGCGCACCAAGAGGACTCGTGTAACGGTTGTTGTACAAGTCGATTTGGTTAGGCCCATAAGGCACTGGTGGCCAGAAATCTCCTTCTAGATTGAGTTCATTCCAGCGCAGGTTCGCCTGGCCGGCGGGCCACTGGCTGATGCCCAAATCAACGGCTATGGCCCGGAATAAGGGAGCATGCCATTGGTCGTTGTATTTGCAGAAGTAGGGTTTGTCGTTGGCGAGGATATTAGCAAATACCGCTATGAGTACAAAGAAATACAATCCTCTCTTGGCCCAGCGCCAGGAACGGCGGCGACTGATTCGGCGCAGCAACTGTCGTTGCAATCTTTTTACCGAGCTAAACATGTACTTCCTGGTTTTGTTGGTGGAGCTGCACCCGGGGGTCGGCCCAGGCATAGAGAAGGTCGGCCAAAAGGATGCCTACGATCGTCAAAATGGAGGTCAACAGCAGAAGCGCATAAACAATGGGCCAGTCTTTGCTCGTAATAGAATTAATGGTCAGCAAGCCTACTCCCGGAATGTTGAAAATTTGTTCAATGATAATGGCTCCGGCAATCGCCCGGGGCAGTAAGCTGCCAAACATGGTGATGAGTGGAAATAAAGCATTGGGAAAGGCGTGTTTCCACAGTACTTGCCTTTGTGAAAGTCCTTTGGCCCGGGCGGTGCGGATAAAATCCGATTGTAAGATACGAACCATAGAGGCCCTTACCTGTCGGGTTACGTAGGCCAGGGTACCATATACCATACAAAAAACAGGAAGAAAGAAGTGATGTACCCGAACTCCCAGGCCTTCTATCCAGCTGGCTTCAGGATTAATTTCTCCAACACCCATACTGGGGAATAAATTTAGCCATTCGGGGCTTGTAAGGAACTGACTTAACAAGGTGGCTACCCAAAAGCTAGGCAAGGCATAGAGGAAAAACAGGCCGATGTTCAGGCGGCGTTCAAAACCAGTGCCAGCTTTAAGCGCAGCGTACACGCCTAGTGGAATGGCCAGTAGGTAAGCAATCAATATAGCACTCAGGTTGAGCCTCAAAGTCCAGGAAATAGCGGCACTAATTTTCTCGGCGACATCCTGAGAAGTAATTGTGCTTACGCCCAAATCACCATTGATGATCTTCCACAGCCAGGTATGGTACTGATTCTTACTGCCATTCCATTGGAATGCTGGCAAATATCGCTTCCACGAAGCGGGCGCAGCC is a window from the Lewinella sp. LCG006 genome containing:
- a CDS encoding ABC transporter permease, translating into MLRYTLRRLILLIPTLLVVSLLAFGLNQCTPGDPIAQRLPPPQDGVQSYENYLNAYLRLAKEEGLDLPFFYFSLHTAAYPDTLHRILPLADQANVRRLIGQFPNDWPLTQAYFQQLRTLRILFNRTDLSHHSDALIEARRVLENLGYQYQVPNIKASLASLEEQVRLDTTLARMGAQEVNQLITNFHALEAAPASWKRYLPAFQWNGSKNQYHTWLWKIINGDLGVSTITSQDVAEKISAAISWTLRLNLSAILIAYLLAIPLGVYAALKAGTGFERRLNIGLFFLYALPSFWVATLLSQFLTSPEWLNLFPSMGVGEINPEASWIEGLGVRVHHFFLPVFCMVYGTLAYVTRQVRASMVRILQSDFIRTARAKGLSQRQVLWKHAFPNALFPLITMFGSLLPRAIAGAIIIEQIFNIPGVGLLTINSITSKDWPIVYALLLLTSILTIVGILLADLLYAWADPRVQLHQQNQEVHV
- a CDS encoding ABC transporter permease — protein: MFSSVKRLQRQLLRRISRRRSWRWAKRGLYFFVLIAVFANILANDKPYFCKYNDQWHAPLFRAIAVDLGISQWPAGQANLRWNELNLEGDFWPPVPYGPNQIDLYNNRYTSPLGAQKVKSLRYRHWLGTDHQGRDVLSGMIWGTRIALMIGILSMLLACIIGIPLGSLAGYFGNTGLRIKRSQAWGLLFGLLLGLYWGFLVRRPLLDTDQEIPYFAGGLFFTALASLLGSWLGGKLVTTHKQVTLPIDMLVMRAIETINSIPALLLLLAIVAIVPKPSTLAIIVILGLLSWSGIARFVRGEMLQIRSLEYIQAAKVLGASPMRSLWRHALPNALGPVYVALSFGIAGAILVEASLSFLGIGMPADVASWGKLLRFARSAPNAWWLAVFPGMAIFLTVTIFNLLGEAVSEEG